A single region of the Nicotiana sylvestris chromosome 6, ASM39365v2, whole genome shotgun sequence genome encodes:
- the LOC104248605 gene encoding zinc finger CCCH domain-containing protein 34-like, translating into MEEELLKRNTDCVYFLASPLTCKKGIECEYRHSEIARLNPRDCWYWLAGSCLNPTCAFRHPPLESRAETSSESALPHNKTAVPVNKTNVPCYFYFNSYCNKGERCSFLHGPGDGTTAWKSSSIASGVPEGPTAEKKTSAGSETGPASVEKHYNSSETGSKAAAHEYIKSKVHLPSVSNDVGEQSASHDSSGSPSEEATAVRLDSLVPDEAFAQGGSDLSPNRSSDEEVEEIEEREEWLESSPGFDVLVDDRVEGLSHEDDHSYLLHHDMEDRELDERFAGYDFENNLEYDPAYPDLRIVSEEELDDSYCNNVENHEINEYVREIVIPARGRQSVPLKRKLPREPDCRGRGNVDLRDLLKKRRVIESDPPNYLSRRLDLSRFNAREHRRDRHQPQGSQWMPQRLASKVESNASFSSGFVDATLLDGANQLKKLRQSHRSSYRQQHFKDRRRGRLRPFANETPRRMASRQRLTEVPKIFGGPKTLAQIREEKVRGREDGYSSERIVPSGGNEREDFSGPKPLSEILKDKKRLSSVVNLGN; encoded by the exons ATGGAGGAAGAATTGTTAAAGCGCAACACTGATTGTGTCTATTTCTTAGCCTCTCCCCTCACTTGCAAGAAG GGAATAGAATGTGAATATAGACATAGTGAGATAGCTAGGCTCAACCCCAGGGACTGTTGGTACTGGCTGGCAGGAAGCTGTCTTAATCCAACATGTGCTTTTCGGCATCCG CCATTAGAGAGCCGTGCTGAGACATCATCGGAATCTGCTCTTCCACACAATAAAACTGCAGTGCCTGTTAACAAGACAAATGTTCCCTGTTACTTCTATTTCAATAGCTATTGTAATAAAGGTGAAAGATGTTCATTTCTGCATGGACCTGGTGATGGTACAACTGCATGGAAATCCTCGAGTATAGCGTCTGGAGTCCCTGAAGGACCAACAGCTGAGAAAAAGACGTCCGCAGGAAGTGAAACTGGTCCTGCATCAGTGGAGAAGCACTATAATTCTTCTGAAACTGGGTCCAAGGCAGCAGCACATGAATATATCAAGTCAAAAGTGCATCTCCCTTCAGTGAGTAATGATGTTGGTGAGCAGAGCGCTTCTCATGATAGTTCAGGATCTCCTTCTGAAGAAGCTACAGCTGTAAGGTTAGATTCCTTAGTCCCTGATGAAGCCTTTGCCCAAGGAGGATCCGATTTGTCCCCCAACCGGAGCTCAGACGAAGAAGTGGAGGAAATTGAGGAGAGAGAGGAGTGGTTGGAATCATCTCCcggttttgatgttcttgttgatGATAGAGTAGAAGGTTTGAGTCACGAAGATGATCACAGTTACCTACTGCATCATGATATGGAAGACAGGGAGCTTGATGAACGGTTTGCTGGATATGATTTTGAGAACAACCTTGAGTATGATCCTGCATATCCAGACTTGAGAATTGTGTCTGAAGAAGAACTAGACGATTCTTATTGTAATAATGTTGAGAATCATGAGATAAATGAATATGTCAGAGAAATCGTTATCCCTGCTCGTGGAAGACAGAGTGTACCACTAAAAAGAAAGTTGCCCAGAGAACCGGATTGTCGTGGCAGAGGCAATGTGGACCTTCGGGACCTTCTGAAGAAGCGGCGAGTCATTGAAAGTGATCCTCCAAATTACTTGTCTAGAAGGTTAGACCTGTCTAGGTTTAATGCTCGTGAGCATCGCAGGGATAGGCATCAGCCACAGGGTTCTCAGTGGATGCCTCAGAGACTGGCTTCAAAAGTGGAAAGCAACGCTTCTTTCTCCTCCGGCTTTGTAGATGCCACTCTTCTGGACGGTGCCAATCAACTGAAGAAGTTGAGACAATCCCACAGAAGCAGTTACAGGCAGCAGCATTTCAAGGACAGGAGACGGGGCAGGTTGCGGCCTTTTGCAAATGAAACCCCTAGGAGGATGGCTTCTAGGCAGAGATTGACTGAAGTTCCTAAGATCTTTGGTGGACCAAAGACACTAGCTCAAATTAGAGAAGAAAAGGTAAGAGGAAGAGAAGATGGATATTCTTCTGAGAGAATTGTGCCATCTGGAGGAAATGAAAGAGAAGATTTTTCAGGTCCAAAACCTCTGAGTGAAATTCTCAAAGACAAAAAGAGGCTGAGTTCAGTAGTGAACTTAGGTAATTAG